The following are encoded together in the Bacillus cereus group sp. RP43 genome:
- a CDS encoding DUF3975 family protein yields MWKEKGKQMLAWITLGIVILLQISFHIIEWLFHKVISILTFLPNMALEIASIAWSIIASITIVIIWSISKLWNKLLKKDSSSEKE; encoded by the coding sequence ATGTGGAAAGAAAAAGGAAAACAAATGTTAGCATGGATTACACTCGGGATCGTCATTCTATTACAAATAAGTTTTCATATAATAGAATGGTTGTTTCATAAAGTAATATCCATTCTTACATTCCTTCCTAACATGGCACTTGAAATTGCATCTATCGCTTGGTCAATTATTGCCTCCATTACAATCGTAATTATATGGAGTATTTCCAAGCTATGGAACAAGTTATTAAAAAAGGACAGTTCTTCTGAAAAAGAATAA
- a CDS encoding multidrug efflux SMR transporter, with the protein MAWVFLILAGICEIIGVLFMKVATEKKGWAPKVILIANFGVSFFFLSLAMNTLPMGTAYAIWTGIGTAGSALLGILIFRESADWRRLAFLSCILCGAVGLKLLG; encoded by the coding sequence ATGGCTTGGGTATTTTTAATTCTAGCTGGTATTTGTGAAATTATTGGTGTACTCTTTATGAAAGTAGCCACTGAAAAGAAAGGCTGGGCACCAAAAGTTATTTTAATCGCTAACTTCGGCGTAAGCTTCTTCTTCTTATCCCTTGCAATGAATACATTACCGATGGGAACTGCTTACGCAATTTGGACTGGAATCGGAACTGCCGGAAGTGCACTTCTCGGTATTCTTATTTTCCGTGAATCAGCGGATTGGCGTCGCCTTGCCTTCTTAAGCTGCATTCTGTGCGGCGCTGTTGGCTTAAAATTATTAGGCTAA
- a CDS encoding multidrug efflux SMR transporter, with amino-acid sequence MAWIYVIIAGIIEIFWVIGLKKAEAPLEWAGVALLITISFVLLFRAYKDLPVGTVYAVFTGIGAGGIVLTEIFIFGEPFSIVKVLLIGLIFFGVIGLKRVTEEKESKEAA; translated from the coding sequence ATGGCATGGATTTATGTAATCATAGCTGGTATTATTGAAATCTTTTGGGTTATTGGACTTAAAAAAGCGGAGGCACCACTTGAGTGGGCTGGTGTTGCTCTATTAATTACAATTAGTTTCGTCTTATTATTTAGAGCTTATAAAGATTTACCTGTCGGTACTGTATATGCAGTCTTTACAGGAATTGGAGCTGGTGGAATCGTTCTTACCGAGATTTTCATCTTCGGAGAACCTTTCTCTATTGTAAAAGTATTATTAATCGGTTTAATCTTCTTCGGCGTAATTGGTTTAAAACGAGTAACAGAAGAAAAAGAATCGAAGGAGGCTGCATAA
- a CDS encoding TetR family transcriptional regulator, with translation MKMTANRIKAVALSHFARYGYEGTSLANIAQEVGIKKPSIYAHFKGKEELYFTCLESALQKDLQSFTDDIENFSKSSTEKLLLNLLKGYAKRFGESEESMFWLRTSYFPPDAFREQIIDKANVHIENVGKLLFPVFKRASEQDELHNIEVKDALEAFLCLLDGLMVELLYAGLNRFETRLEASWKVFWRGLSN, from the coding sequence ATGAAAATGACAGCAAACCGCATTAAAGCTGTAGCACTTTCTCATTTCGCACGCTACGGCTATGAAGGAACTTCATTAGCAAATATTGCTCAAGAAGTTGGGATTAAAAAACCATCGATTTACGCACACTTTAAAGGAAAAGAAGAGCTATATTTTACATGCTTGGAATCCGCTCTTCAAAAAGATTTGCAAAGCTTCACAGACGATATCGAAAATTTTTCAAAATCGTCTACTGAAAAATTGCTCTTAAATTTGTTAAAAGGCTATGCAAAACGATTTGGTGAAAGTGAAGAATCAATGTTTTGGTTACGAACTTCTTATTTTCCGCCGGATGCATTTCGCGAACAAATTATTGATAAAGCGAATGTACACATTGAAAATGTCGGAAAACTTTTATTCCCTGTGTTTAAAAGAGCAAGCGAACAAGATGAACTGCATAACATTGAAGTAAAAGACGCTTTGGAGGCTTTTTTATGCTTACTTGACGGCCTTATGGTTGAACTACTATACGCAGGTTTAAATCGTTTTGAGACACGTTTAGAAGCTTCTTGGAAAGTATTTTGGCGCGGACTTTCAAACTGA
- a CDS encoding substrate-binding domain-containing protein: MANIKQIAKTAGVSISTVSRVLNNHPYVKEEKRKRVLDAVEELNYAKNINAIHLIKGKTYTIGVMLPFINLPYFSTIIEGIGNEALAAGYHINLCQTNYDSIEEIRVLEMMKMKQFDGMIICSRTSSWEQIEPFAKFAPIISCEKMKHPLISSVYVDHYEGFRLGTSYLLSKGHEKIGICLARKTSANSIEREKAFADTLRQEGKTVHPDWVFHQCYTMQDGAQVLHRILNMKNRPTAIVTANDQVAAGLLTEAKKHGIRIPEDLAILGFDNHEISKALEISTIEHPGLTMGSHAFSLFHKQIQSEQIIGSAEELSFHLIERETV, encoded by the coding sequence ATGGCCAATATAAAACAAATTGCAAAAACTGCTGGTGTATCTATATCAACTGTTTCTCGTGTTCTTAATAATCATCCATACGTAAAAGAAGAAAAGCGTAAGCGTGTTTTAGATGCAGTTGAAGAATTGAACTATGCAAAAAATATAAATGCTATCCATTTAATAAAGGGTAAAACATATACAATTGGCGTTATGCTACCTTTTATTAACCTTCCGTACTTTAGCACGATCATTGAAGGAATCGGAAATGAAGCGTTAGCAGCTGGATATCATATTAATTTATGCCAAACGAATTACGATAGTATTGAAGAAATTCGCGTTCTTGAAATGATGAAAATGAAGCAATTTGACGGGATGATTATTTGCTCTCGCACGAGTTCATGGGAACAAATTGAACCGTTCGCAAAATTTGCCCCTATTATTTCATGTGAAAAAATGAAACATCCCCTCATTTCATCTGTCTATGTAGATCATTACGAAGGATTCCGCCTTGGTACTTCCTATTTACTCAGTAAAGGTCATGAAAAAATCGGCATTTGTTTAGCAAGAAAAACAAGTGCTAATTCAATCGAGCGTGAAAAAGCTTTCGCCGATACTCTTCGTCAAGAAGGAAAAACAGTGCACCCTGATTGGGTTTTTCATCAATGTTATACGATGCAGGACGGGGCACAAGTACTCCATCGCATTTTAAATATGAAAAATCGCCCAACCGCTATTGTTACAGCGAACGATCAAGTTGCTGCTGGCTTATTAACAGAGGCAAAAAAACATGGCATTCGCATACCTGAAGACCTCGCTATACTGGGATTTGATAACCATGAAATTTCAAAAGCATTAGAAATTTCAACTATTGAACATCCTGGGCTCACAATGGGCTCACATGCTTTTTCTTTATTCCATAAACAAATTCAAAGCGAGCAAATTATCGGCAGCGCAGAAGAACTTTCATTCCATTTAATTGAGCGAGAAACAGTCTAA
- a CDS encoding rhodanese-like domain-containing protein, with amino-acid sequence MSTNLIIILAAIAAFIGYTVWMYFYQKKLIKTLSEEEFRAGYRKAQLIDIREADEFNAGHILGARNIPLSQIRLRHKELRQDQPVYLYCQSGFRTGRAAQYLKKQGYTDFYQLKGGFKSWSGKIKKK; translated from the coding sequence GTGTCAACAAACTTGATTATTATACTAGCCGCAATTGCAGCATTCATCGGCTACACTGTATGGATGTATTTCTATCAGAAAAAATTAATTAAAACACTTTCAGAAGAAGAATTTCGCGCTGGCTACCGTAAAGCACAGCTTATCGATATTCGCGAAGCAGATGAATTTAACGCGGGACATATTTTAGGTGCGCGTAACATTCCATTATCACAAATTCGCCTTCGCCACAAAGAACTTCGCCAAGATCAACCAGTTTATTTATATTGCCAAAGCGGATTCCGTACAGGTCGTGCAGCTCAATACTTAAAAAAACAAGGCTACACAGATTTCTACCAATTAAAAGGTGGATTTAAATCTTGGTCAGGCAAAATTAAAAAGAAATAA
- a CDS encoding biotin/lipoate A/B protein ligase family protein has product MGKEKWCYINSGQCSPAFNMALDECLLNWQSEKKMPPTIRFYEWEVPTLTVGYFQRVEKDINMDVVNEKKYGFVRRQTGGRGVLHDKELTYSVIVSEDHPDMPKTVTEAYRVISQGLLDGFKALGLEAYYAVPKTEEDRENLKNPRSGVCFDAPSWYEIVVEGRKIAGSAQTRQKGVILQHGSIPLEIDLDELYDLFLFPNERVKERMKNMFSSKAVAINELTDRTFTIEQLIKAFETGFEKGLDIELVPYELTEEQLHEVQTLAKEKYESNEWNYKK; this is encoded by the coding sequence ATGGGAAAAGAAAAATGGTGTTATATTAACTCTGGTCAATGTTCACCAGCATTTAATATGGCGTTAGATGAATGTTTATTAAATTGGCAAAGTGAAAAGAAAATGCCACCAACAATTCGTTTTTACGAATGGGAAGTACCAACATTAACAGTCGGGTATTTTCAGCGTGTTGAAAAAGATATAAATATGGATGTAGTTAACGAAAAAAAATATGGATTCGTTCGTCGTCAAACAGGCGGCAGGGGTGTACTACATGACAAAGAATTAACGTACAGTGTTATTGTGTCTGAAGATCATCCGGATATGCCAAAAACAGTTACAGAAGCATACCGCGTTATTTCGCAAGGCTTATTAGACGGTTTTAAGGCATTAGGATTAGAAGCGTATTATGCAGTTCCGAAAACAGAAGAGGATCGTGAGAATTTAAAAAATCCGCGTTCAGGAGTATGTTTTGATGCACCATCTTGGTATGAAATTGTAGTTGAAGGAAGAAAAATCGCAGGTAGTGCTCAAACACGTCAAAAAGGGGTTATCTTACAGCACGGTTCTATTCCGTTAGAAATAGATTTAGATGAGTTATACGATCTATTTTTATTCCCGAATGAACGTGTAAAAGAGCGTATGAAAAACATGTTTTCTTCTAAAGCGGTAGCGATTAATGAGTTGACAGACCGTACATTTACGATTGAACAGTTAATCAAAGCGTTTGAAACTGGATTTGAAAAAGGTTTAGATATAGAGCTTGTGCCGTATGAACTAACAGAAGAACAGCTTCATGAAGTTCAAACTTTAGCAAAAGAGAAGTATGAAAGTAATGAATGGAATTATAAAAAATAA
- a CDS encoding DUF1129 family protein has translation MTEKEMVKLNNEKRKLLTPENEAAYGDMLIYLRFTSVPQKQMEELLLEILDHLLEAQEDGKNAHDIFGEDLKAYCDELINSSEHQNSFQQATVIGFAVSLLLAIQIGYDTFTTLMQKLFTDTNTSGIPLSIPGTILSAIVLTIGAFITFSLFRRFSFTILASWKQKALLLLSVFIPFILSVFSNVFFKTQPYLFYNLSIWQGALVTLSFYILYKFLYKTSKF, from the coding sequence ATGACCGAAAAAGAAATGGTTAAGTTAAACAATGAAAAAAGAAAGTTATTAACACCTGAAAACGAAGCTGCTTATGGTGATATGCTTATTTATTTACGTTTTACTAGCGTTCCGCAAAAGCAAATGGAAGAATTGCTTTTAGAAATATTGGATCATCTTTTAGAAGCGCAAGAAGATGGTAAAAATGCACATGATATTTTCGGAGAAGATTTAAAAGCTTACTGCGACGAATTGATTAACTCTTCAGAGCATCAAAATTCTTTCCAACAAGCTACCGTTATTGGATTTGCAGTTAGTTTATTATTAGCTATTCAAATTGGATACGATACATTTACTACTCTTATGCAAAAACTATTTACAGATACAAACACTTCAGGAATTCCACTTAGTATTCCTGGAACAATATTATCTGCTATCGTTTTAACAATTGGTGCTTTCATAACTTTTTCGTTATTTAGACGTTTTTCTTTTACAATACTGGCTTCCTGGAAACAAAAAGCACTCCTCTTATTATCAGTGTTTATACCTTTTATCTTATCAGTTTTTTCAAACGTATTTTTTAAAACACAACCATACTTATTTTATAATTTGTCTATTTGGCAAGGTGCTCTTGTTACACTTTCTTTTTATATTCTGTACAAATTTTTATATAAAACATCTAAATTTTAA
- a CDS encoding DUF1129 domain-containing protein: protein MRAKDLIELNNQKRKLLTTENETAYSDMLIYIRLAKVPEYHAEELLIEILDHLIEAQQEEKSAYDIFGDDLQAYCDELIAALPKPGLWEQLSIPLFITSYLLAIYFAISSVIALVFPLFSNEARFKFVHIDFIYLLAFILSVHLMIRFVFDFINTDLFKNQTTIWRHIGSFLIRHSLWILLIGISFLFIKQPYTTLQISPWIGTLLAISCYALYKIFFKKENLAFKKE, encoded by the coding sequence ATGAGGGCGAAAGATTTAATCGAACTAAATAACCAAAAGCGTAAATTATTAACTACAGAAAATGAAACCGCCTATAGTGACATGTTAATATACATCCGCTTAGCTAAAGTGCCAGAGTACCACGCGGAAGAACTGCTAATTGAAATTCTAGATCACCTTATTGAAGCCCAGCAAGAAGAAAAAAGTGCTTATGATATTTTTGGCGACGACTTACAGGCGTACTGTGACGAACTAATTGCTGCTCTACCGAAGCCAGGTTTATGGGAACAATTATCGATTCCTTTATTTATAACTAGTTATCTGTTAGCAATATACTTTGCTATTTCTTCCGTAATTGCATTGGTATTTCCCTTATTTTCAAATGAAGCACGTTTTAAATTTGTGCACATTGATTTCATTTATCTGCTCGCATTTATCTTATCCGTACATCTTATGATACGTTTTGTTTTCGATTTTATTAACACTGATTTATTTAAAAATCAAACAACTATTTGGAGGCATATAGGAAGTTTTTTAATACGCCATAGCCTATGGATACTATTAATCGGTATTTCCTTTTTATTTATTAAACAGCCCTATACTACATTACAAATCTCACCTTGGATTGGCACTTTACTGGCCATCTCTTGCTATGCACTATACAAAATCTTCTTCAAAAAAGAAAATTTAGCCTTTAAAAAGGAGTGA
- a CDS encoding PadR family transcriptional regulator has translation MHSQMLKGVLEGCILYIISQEEVYGYELSTKLNKHGFTFVSEGSIYPLLLRMQKEKLIEGTLKASSLGPKRKYYHVTDKGLEQLEEFKQSWGMVSTTVNNLLQGER, from the coding sequence ATGCACAGCCAAATGTTAAAAGGTGTACTAGAAGGGTGTATTCTATACATCATTTCACAAGAAGAAGTGTACGGATATGAACTGAGTACAAAATTAAATAAACATGGCTTTACATTCGTAAGTGAAGGAAGCATATATCCGTTATTATTACGCATGCAAAAAGAGAAACTTATTGAAGGTACATTAAAGGCTTCCTCTCTTGGACCGAAGCGAAAATATTATCACGTAACTGATAAGGGATTAGAACAGCTTGAAGAATTTAAACAAAGCTGGGGAATGGTTTCAACGACGGTAAACAACTTATTACAAGGGGAGCGATAG
- the splB gene encoding spore photoproduct lyase — MKPFMPKLVYFEPRALEYPLGKELYAKFTKMGLEIRETTSHNQIRNLPGENELQKYRNAKATLVVGVRKTLKFDTSKPSAEYAIPLATGCMGHCHYCYLQTTLGSKPYVRVYVNLDEIFEKAKQYMDERTPEITRFEAACTSDIVGIDHLTHALKRAIEFIGESENGRLRFVTKYSHVDHLLDAKHNGKTRFRFSINSRYVIKNFEPGTSPFEERIEAARKVAGAGYPLGFIVAPIYMHEGWEEGYRELFERLYNALKGMKIPNLTFELIQHRFTKPAKKVIQERYPSTKLEMDEEKRKYKWGRYGIGKYVYQKDDAEVLEETIRGYIYEYFPDAEIQYFT, encoded by the coding sequence ATGAAACCATTTATGCCAAAACTCGTTTACTTTGAACCGAGGGCACTCGAATATCCGCTTGGAAAAGAGCTTTATGCGAAGTTTACGAAGATGGGATTAGAAATTCGTGAAACGACATCACACAATCAAATTAGAAATTTGCCAGGCGAAAATGAATTGCAAAAGTATCGTAATGCAAAAGCGACACTTGTCGTTGGGGTGAGGAAGACGTTAAAGTTCGATACATCAAAACCGTCAGCTGAATATGCAATCCCGCTTGCAACAGGATGTATGGGGCATTGTCATTATTGTTATTTGCAAACGACACTTGGGAGTAAACCTTACGTAAGGGTGTATGTGAATCTAGATGAAATATTTGAGAAGGCAAAGCAATATATGGATGAAAGGACCCCTGAAATAACAAGATTTGAAGCGGCGTGTACATCAGACATCGTTGGAATTGATCATTTAACGCATGCATTAAAGCGGGCGATAGAGTTCATCGGAGAAAGTGAAAATGGACGTTTACGTTTCGTTACGAAATATTCGCACGTTGATCATTTATTAGATGCAAAGCATAATGGGAAAACGCGTTTTCGATTTAGCATTAATTCACGTTATGTGATTAAAAATTTTGAACCAGGGACTTCGCCATTTGAAGAGCGAATTGAGGCTGCTCGTAAAGTAGCGGGGGCTGGTTATCCTCTTGGCTTTATTGTTGCGCCAATTTATATGCATGAAGGATGGGAAGAAGGGTACCGTGAATTGTTTGAACGATTGTACAATGCGTTAAAAGGCATGAAGATACCAAATTTAACGTTCGAATTAATTCAACATCGTTTTACGAAACCAGCCAAAAAAGTCATTCAAGAACGTTATCCGAGTACGAAACTTGAAATGGATGAAGAGAAGCGGAAATATAAATGGGGACGATACGGTATTGGGAAATATGTATATCAAAAGGATGATGCGGAAGTATTAGAAGAAACAATACGAGGTTATATATATGAGTATTTTCCCGATGCAGAAATTCAATATTTTACATAA
- the mntR gene encoding transcriptional regulator MntR gives MPTPSMEDYIEQIYLLIDEKGYARVSDIAEALSVHPSSVTKMVQKLDKDEYLIYEKYRGLVLTSKGKKIGERLVYRHELLEQFMRIIGVDESKIYNDVEGIEHHLSWESIDRIGDLVQYFEQDEVRVETLRGVQKANEEKSN, from the coding sequence ATGCCTACCCCTAGTATGGAAGATTATATTGAACAAATTTATTTGTTGATTGATGAAAAGGGTTATGCCCGTGTATCTGATATTGCTGAAGCGCTTAGTGTACATCCATCCTCTGTAACAAAAATGGTACAAAAATTAGACAAAGACGAATATCTAATTTATGAAAAATATAGAGGGCTTGTATTAACATCAAAAGGTAAAAAAATCGGAGAACGTCTCGTATATCGTCATGAATTGTTAGAGCAGTTTATGCGCATTATCGGTGTGGATGAAAGCAAAATTTATAATGATGTAGAAGGAATTGAACATCATTTAAGTTGGGAATCAATTGACCGTATCGGTGATCTAGTACAATACTTTGAACAAGATGAAGTTCGAGTAGAAACACTTCGTGGTGTTCAAAAAGCAAACGAAGAGAAAAGTAATTAA
- a CDS encoding HAD family hydrolase, which yields MKAIIFDFDGLIVDTETIWFHSFRDAVREYGGELPLEEFAKCIGTTDEVLYAYLKEQLKEKFNEHALKEKVTTLHKAKMKIPKARDGVKEYLEEAKELGLKIALASSSSREWVVRFLEELQIRDYFEVIKTREDVEKVKPDPALYKVTIEELGIELSEAVVFEDSLNGLKAAVAAGLKCIVVPNDVTRNLQFENHHLRIESMKEKSLKEVLQHIK from the coding sequence ATGAAAGCAATTATTTTTGATTTTGATGGATTAATTGTGGACACAGAAACAATATGGTTTCACTCTTTCAGAGATGCTGTTCGTGAATATGGCGGCGAGTTACCTTTAGAGGAATTTGCAAAATGTATTGGAACGACAGATGAAGTACTTTATGCATATTTAAAAGAGCAATTAAAAGAAAAATTTAACGAGCATGCATTAAAGGAAAAAGTAACAACTTTACATAAAGCGAAAATGAAAATACCAAAAGCGCGTGACGGGGTAAAAGAATATTTAGAAGAAGCGAAAGAACTTGGATTGAAAATTGCATTAGCCTCTAGTTCATCTAGGGAGTGGGTCGTTCGTTTTTTAGAAGAGCTACAAATTAGAGATTATTTTGAAGTGATTAAAACGAGAGAAGATGTAGAGAAGGTAAAACCAGATCCAGCTCTTTATAAAGTTACGATAGAAGAATTAGGAATTGAACTGTCAGAAGCTGTTGTATTTGAAGATTCATTAAATGGATTGAAAGCAGCGGTTGCAGCAGGATTAAAATGTATCGTCGTGCCTAATGATGTGACAAGAAATTTGCAATTTGAAAACCATCACCTTCGTATCGAAAGTATGAAAGAAAAAAGTTTGAAAGAAGTGCTTCAACATATAAAGTGA
- a CDS encoding SA1362 family protein, whose amino-acid sequence MNGRSFTFAIFVLIIGLAIFGLVSSVITDPMQVLKNIGIMLAVVGIFYLLYKMFTNSSGSANSQSSYKRAAKQSNRKHGKQNVAPLSNSFLKRNASDDKGKKGNSPSLKRKRKQSHLTVIEGKKNKKKDRASF is encoded by the coding sequence ATGAACGGTCGTTCGTTTACATTCGCTATATTTGTGCTTATTATCGGATTAGCAATATTCGGCCTTGTTTCATCTGTTATTACGGATCCAATGCAAGTATTGAAAAACATTGGTATCATGTTGGCTGTCGTCGGTATCTTTTACTTACTCTACAAAATGTTTACAAACTCTAGTGGTTCTGCAAATTCGCAAAGCTCATATAAGCGTGCAGCGAAACAATCGAACCGCAAACACGGGAAACAAAATGTAGCACCCCTAAGTAATTCTTTCTTGAAACGAAATGCTTCTGATGACAAGGGGAAAAAGGGTAATTCTCCATCGTTGAAAAGAAAAAGAAAACAATCTCATTTAACTGTCATTGAAGGTAAGAAAAACAAAAAGAAAGACCGTGCTTCCTTTTAG
- a CDS encoding DUF1385 domain-containing protein, with the protein MAEESKQIYGGQAVIEGVMFGGREYTVTAVRRKDKSIEFYRLPRVRNKALSLLKKIPFLRGIAAIVDASANGAKHLNFASERFDVHPEEDEQLANKKEEQSKLTMVLGVAAVGVLSFIFGKVIFTAVPALLAELTRPIFPSHTGQIIVESVIKLMLLLSYIYFISLTPLIKRVFQYHGAEHKVINAYENNLPLTVENVQKQTRLHYRCGSSFIIFTVIIGMFVYFLVPTDPLWARVVNRILLIPVVLGISFEVLQFTNRLRDVPVLRVLGYPGLWLQLLTTKEPTDDQAEVAIASFEELLRLENKQ; encoded by the coding sequence ATGGCAGAAGAGTCAAAACAAATATATGGCGGGCAAGCGGTCATAGAAGGAGTTATGTTTGGCGGTAGAGAATATACTGTTACAGCGGTTCGTCGTAAAGATAAATCGATTGAATTTTATCGTTTACCACGCGTTCGTAATAAAGCATTGTCTCTACTAAAAAAAATTCCATTTTTACGAGGTATTGCCGCTATTGTGGATGCAAGTGCGAATGGAGCGAAACATTTAAACTTTGCTTCAGAACGATTTGATGTCCACCCAGAAGAAGATGAACAACTTGCAAATAAAAAAGAAGAACAATCAAAATTAACGATGGTATTAGGAGTTGCAGCAGTTGGCGTTTTATCGTTCATATTCGGTAAAGTAATTTTCACAGCAGTTCCTGCACTTTTAGCTGAATTAACGAGACCGATTTTCCCATCTCATACAGGGCAAATCATTGTCGAAAGTGTCATTAAGCTCATGCTATTATTGAGCTATATATACTTCATTTCTTTAACCCCACTTATTAAGCGGGTATTTCAGTACCACGGTGCGGAACATAAAGTAATCAATGCTTACGAGAATAATCTTCCACTGACTGTAGAAAATGTTCAAAAGCAAACTCGCCTCCATTATCGCTGTGGCAGTAGCTTTATTATATTTACGGTCATTATTGGAATGTTTGTCTATTTCCTCGTCCCTACAGATCCGCTTTGGGCAAGGGTAGTAAACCGAATTTTATTAATTCCAGTTGTTCTCGGTATTTCTTTTGAAGTATTACAATTTACCAATCGATTACGAGATGTCCCTGTTTTACGAGTACTTGGATATCCAGGATTATGGCTGCAACTATTAACAACGAAAGAACCAACAGATGATCAAGCGGAAGTTGCAATCGCATCGTTTGAAGAATTATTACGTTTAGAAAACAAACAATAA
- a CDS encoding YqhR family membrane protein encodes MNQEQSTIRNFVQIGLFGGLFWGGIWYFLHIFSFTEAGPNYLLLPFAFGDWKEGVWGNVLGIVCMGLLSILVAFLYKALFKKFEGVLPGIIYGLFWWALLFFGMGLMAPAIKSALHLPKETIVTTVCIFILYGVFISYSVAFESNNTNRGEGIEKTNYSNK; translated from the coding sequence GTGAATCAAGAACAATCAACAATAAGAAACTTTGTACAAATTGGTTTATTTGGTGGCTTATTTTGGGGAGGTATATGGTATTTCCTTCATATATTCTCATTTACAGAAGCTGGCCCTAACTATTTACTTTTACCGTTTGCATTTGGAGATTGGAAAGAAGGGGTTTGGGGAAATGTACTAGGTATCGTTTGCATGGGACTTCTTTCAATTTTAGTGGCATTTCTCTATAAAGCTCTTTTTAAAAAGTTTGAAGGAGTATTACCTGGCATAATATACGGTTTATTTTGGTGGGCATTATTATTTTTTGGGATGGGGCTAATGGCACCTGCTATTAAAAGTGCACTCCATTTACCGAAAGAAACAATTGTAACGACAGTATGTATCTTTATATTATATGGTGTTTTTATTTCGTATTCTGTAGCATTCGAATCGAATAATACAAATAGAGGAGAAGGGATCGAGAAGACAAACTATTCAAATAAGTGA
- the aroQ gene encoding type II 3-dehydroquinate dehydratase, which yields MKKLLLVNGPNLNRLGVREVNVYGKGTLATLETDMKQEAEKMGVELECFQSNHEGAIIDIIHEADDIYEGIILNPGAFTHYSYAIRDAIASVSIPVIEVHISNIHGRESFRHESVTAAVCAGQIVGFGFYGYKLALFALMEKLREA from the coding sequence ATGAAAAAGTTACTCCTCGTAAATGGTCCTAACCTAAATCGCCTTGGCGTTAGGGAAGTAAATGTATACGGAAAAGGAACGTTAGCGACGCTTGAAACAGATATGAAACAAGAAGCAGAGAAAATGGGAGTGGAGTTAGAATGTTTTCAATCGAATCATGAAGGAGCTATTATTGATATTATTCATGAGGCTGATGACATATATGAAGGAATCATTCTAAATCCGGGTGCATTTACGCATTATAGCTATGCGATTCGGGATGCTATCGCAAGTGTTTCGATTCCAGTTATTGAAGTACATATTTCTAACATTCACGGGCGTGAGTCGTTTCGTCATGAATCTGTGACAGCGGCTGTTTGTGCGGGACAAATTGTTGGATTTGGTTTTTATGGTTATAAGCTAGCGTTATTTGCATTAATGGAGAAATTGAGGGAGGCATAA